Proteins from a single region of Zonotrichia leucophrys gambelii isolate GWCS_2022_RI chromosome 17, RI_Zleu_2.0, whole genome shotgun sequence:
- the LOC135455026 gene encoding tenascin-like, whose protein sequence is MSLDIMGQPLRQKRSKSNIPRTKWEMIPYVHLSALEELLLSKLSVSNATSASLSLAWEAQDKAFDHFILEVRNSDFPLDSLVLTVPGDSRHSVVTNLKAATNYTVQLHGVIDGQGGQTLTAMATTEAEPQLGTLALTNVTPDSFNLSWTTRAGPFATFVIKIQDSLAAQEAQELTVPGGARSAHISGLTDHTAYDIHIQGTTRAGVHTEPLTAFVTTEAMPPLENLTVSDVNPYGFTVSWMASENAFDNFLVVVVDSGKLLDPQEFLLSGAQRELKLKGLITGIGYEVLLYGFAKGHQTKPLSALAVTGISMYL, encoded by the exons ATGAGTCTAGACATCATGGGGCAGCCTCTGAGGCAGAAGAGAAGCAAATCAAATATCCCAAGAACCAAGTGGGAGATGATTCCTTACGTTCACCTTTCAGCCT TAGAGGAACTTCTCCTTAGCAAACTCAGTGTATCAAACGCTACCTCAGCCAGCCTGTCACTCGCCTGGGAGGCACAGGACAAGGCCTTTGACCACTTTATTCTGGAAGTCAGGAACTCTGACTTCCCCTTGGACTCCCTGGTGCTCACAGTGCCAGGGGACTCTCGGCACTCTGTAGTGACCAACCTCAAAGCTGCCACTAATTACACAGTCCAGCTCCATGGGGTAATTGATGGGCAAGGTGGGCAGACCTTGACAGCCATGGCAACCACAG AGGctgagccacagctgggcactcTGGCCCTCACAAACGTTACCCCTGACAGCTTCAACCTGTCCTGGACCACCCGAGCCGGGCCCTTTGCCACGTTTGTTATCAAAATCCAAGATTCCCTGGCGGCACAGGAAGCCCAGGAGCTGACGGTGCCGGGGGGCGCCCGCAGCGCCCACATCTCAGGGCTCACAGATCACACTGCCTATGACATTCACATTCAGGGCACCACCAGGGCAGGTGTCCACACAGAGCCCCTCACTGCTTTTGTCACCACAG AGGCCATGCCCCCACTGGAAAACCTTACAGTGTCAGATGTGAACCCCTATGGGTTCACAGTGTCCTGGATGGCATCGGAGAATGCCTTTGACAACTTTCTAGTAGTCGTGGTGGATTCTGGCAAGCTGCTGGACCCACAGGAGTTCCTCCTTTcgggagcccagagggagctgAAGCTCAAAGGCCTAATTACTGGCATTGGCTATGAGGTTTTGCTTTATGGGTTTGCCAAGGGGCACCAAACAAAGCCCCTGAGCGCTCTGGCTGTTACAGGTATTTCAAT GTACCTCTAA